In one Hymenobacter sp. DG25B genomic region, the following are encoded:
- a CDS encoding cell division protein FtsQ/DivIB, giving the protein MLFTALAVFAGVRQAQRPVSNVIVTIGNEFNNYFISEQEVTALLTRNGNQRLEGARPEDLNLKGLEARLKAHSFVKDAQVYRDLAGNLHADVRQNRPIARLVHPDTRQDSYIDNTGSRLPLSGLFTARVVPIARQGGQPLQAAFFQDSTGHRYLDFLRFIDEHPFWRAQVAEVFIGPNGKLSFTQQVGDQRVEFGFPENISEKFAKLMVFYRQIPPVLGWDTYHRVNVEFKDQIICE; this is encoded by the coding sequence GTGCTGTTCACAGCGCTGGCCGTGTTTGCCGGTGTGCGGCAAGCCCAACGCCCTGTTAGCAATGTCATAGTTACCATTGGTAATGAGTTCAATAACTATTTTATCAGCGAGCAGGAAGTGACAGCACTACTGACGCGCAACGGCAACCAGCGCCTGGAAGGCGCCCGCCCCGAGGACCTCAACCTCAAGGGCCTGGAAGCGCGTCTCAAAGCCCATAGCTTCGTAAAAGATGCCCAGGTGTACCGAGACCTGGCTGGAAATTTGCACGCCGATGTGCGTCAGAACCGCCCCATTGCCCGTTTAGTGCACCCCGATACCCGCCAGGATAGCTACATTGATAATACTGGCAGCCGCCTGCCGCTGTCCGGGCTGTTCACGGCGCGCGTGGTGCCCATAGCCCGGCAGGGAGGCCAACCACTCCAAGCTGCATTTTTTCAGGATTCCACTGGTCATAGATATTTGGACTTCCTCCGGTTTATTGATGAGCATCCGTTCTGGCGGGCGCAGGTAGCCGAAGTATTTATTGGCCCCAATGGCAAACTATCGTTTACCCAGCAAGTAGGCGACCAGCGTGTAGAATTTGGCTTTCCCGAGAATATTTCGGAAAAATTTGCGAAACTAATGGTATTTTACCGTCAGATACCCCCTGTATTGGGCTGGGATACGTACCACCGCGTCAACGTTGAATTCAAAGATCAAATTATTTGTGAGTAA